From the genome of Thunnus thynnus chromosome 1, fThuThy2.1, whole genome shotgun sequence, one region includes:
- the calca gene encoding calcitonin/calcitonin-related polypeptide, alpha isoform X2 has translation MIMLKLWTLLLAYALIICQMYTSQAAPSRNSKDALTDGVTLSNDDAQRLLRAIKELIQITSDEQEHQTADGNNNATAQKRACNTATCVTHRLADFLSRSGGLGHSNYVPTNVGAQAFGRRKRHGPV, from the exons ATGATCATGCTGAAACTCTGGACTCTCCTTCTTGCCTATGCGCTGATCATTTGTCAGATGTACACCTCACAGGCAGCTCCATCCAG AAATAGTAAGGATGCCTTGACGGATGGAGTCACACTATCCAATGATGATGCTCAGAGGTTACTCAGAGCTATCAAGGAGCTCATACAGATAACTTCAGATGAACAAGAGCACCAAACAGCTGATGGAAACAA CAATGCAACAGCACAGAAGAGGGCATGCAACACAGCCACCTGTGTAACCCACCGCTTGGCTGACTTCCTGAGTCGATCGGGAGGACTGGGACACAGCAATTATGTTCCCACCAACGTGGGTGCCCAGGCATTTGGCAGACGGAAGCGACACGGCCCTGTGTGA
- the calca gene encoding calcitonin/calcitonin-related polypeptide, alpha isoform X1, translating to MIMLKLWTLLLAYALIICQMYTSQAAPSRNSKDALTDGVTLSNDDAQRLLRAIKELIQITSDEQEHQTADGNNPDRPMSKRCTGLSTCVLGKLSQDIHKLQTYPRTDVGAGTPGKKRSLYEQLENYSNSYN from the exons ATGATCATGCTGAAACTCTGGACTCTCCTTCTTGCCTATGCGCTGATCATTTGTCAGATGTACACCTCACAGGCAGCTCCATCCAG AAATAGTAAGGATGCCTTGACGGATGGAGTCACACTATCCAATGATGATGCTCAGAGGTTACTCAGAGCTATCAAGGAGCTCATACAGATAACTTCAGATGAACAAGAGCACCAAACAGCTGATGGAAACAA CCCAGATAGACCCATGTCCAAGCGCTGCACTGGCTTAAGCACTTGCGTGCTTGGCAAACTCTCCCAGGATATTCACAAACTACAAACCTATCCCCGCACCGACGTGGGAGCAGGGACACCTGGCAAGAAGAGAAGTCTCTATGAGCAATTGGAAAACTACAGCAACTCATACAATTGA
- the cyp2r1 gene encoding vitamin D 25-hydroxylase, with product MCKMIHMCFSSSEEKPKSAEVVQQGTAILGKMVSIKSPSLVPMSCAQNLLAVGCLAVVFFAFLLVRQLVKQRRPPGFPPGPSPIPIIGNILSLATEPHVFLKKQSEVHGQIFSLDLGGILTVVLNGYDSVRECLYHQSEVFADRPSLPLFKKMTKMGGLLNCKYGKGWIEHRKLACNSFRYFGSGQRLFERKISEECMFFVDAIDKHKGKPFNPKHLVTNAVSNITNLIIFGQRFTYDDRNFQHMIEIFSENVELAVSGWALLYNAFPWIEYVPFGKHQKLFRNAAEVYDFLLEVIKGFSQGRVPHVPRHYVDAYLDELEQHAGDPSSSFSYENLIYSVGELIIAGTETTTNTLRWAMLYMALYPNIQERVHREIDSVLANGRAPTLEDKQRMPFVEAVLHEVLRFCNIVPLGIFRATSQDAKVNGYTIPKGTMVITNLYSVHFDEKYWNDPGVFSPQRFLDSNGNFVRREAFLPFSLGRRCCLGEQLARMEMFLFFTTLLQRFHLQFPPGTVPTVTPKLGMTLQPKPYSICAERRQQRAPCCGDTPYHK from the exons ATGTGCAAGATGATACATATGTGCTTCAGTTCCTCTGAGGAGAAGCCGAAGTCAGCAGAGGTAGTCCAGCAGGGAACAGCGATTTTGGGAAAGATGGTTTCAATTAAATCGCCGTCTCTGGTGCCGATGTCCTGCGCACAGAATCTTCTCGCTGTGGGCTGTCTGGCTGTCGTCTTCTTCGCCTTCCTGCTGGTTCGCCAGCTCGTCAAGCAGAGAAGACCCCCGGGGTTTCCTCCTGGTCCATCTCCCATCCCTATAATAGGGAACATTCTGTCTCTGGCCACCGAGCCGCACGTCTTCCTCAAGAAACAGAGTGAAGTTCATGGACAG ATTTTCAGTCTTGACCTTGGAGGCATCTTGACTGTGGTATTAAATGGGTATGACTCTGTCAGGGAGTGCCTTTACCATCAGAGTGAGGTGTTTGCTGATCGCCCATCCTTGCCTTTATTCaagaaaatgaccaaaatggGTG gaCTTCTCAATTGCAAATATGGCAAAGGCTGGATTGAACACCGTAAACTGGCTTGCAACTCTTTCCGTTACTTCGGCAGCGGCCAGAGACTATTTGAGAGGAAGATCTCAGAGGAGTGCATGTTCTTTGTTGATGCCATTGACAAGCACAAAGGGAAACCCTTCAACCCCAAACATCTGGTGACCAACGCTGTGTCCAACATCACCAACCTGATCATTTTTGGACAACGCTTTACGTATGATGACCGCAACTTTCAGCACATGATCGAGATCTTCAGTGAGAACGTGGAGCTAGCAGTGAGTGGCTGGGCCCTCCTCTACAATGCCTTCCCTTGGATTGAGTATGTACCCTTTGGAAAACACCAGAAGCTGTTCCGCAATGCTGCTGAGGTGTATGACTTCCTACTAGAAGTTATAAAGGGTTTTTCACAGGGCAGGGTGCCACATGTACCACGGCACTATGTTGATGCCTACTTGGATGAGTTGGAGCAGCATGCAGGAGACCCCAGCTCCTCTTTTTCCTATGAGAACCTCATCTATTCAGTGGGCGAGCTCATCATCGCAGGAACAGAGACCACAACTAACACCCTACGCTGGGCCATGCTGTACATGGCCCTCTACCCCAACATACAAG AGAGGGTGCATAGGGAGATTGACAGCGTGCTGGCCAATGGGAGGGCACCAACTTTGGAGGACAAACAGAGGATGCCCTTTGTGGAAGCCGTTCTGCATGAGGTCCTGCGCTTCTGCAACATCGTTCCACTTGGTATTTTCCGTGCCACCTCCCAGGATGCAAAAGTCAATGGGTACACAATTCCCAAAGGCACCATGGTGATCACAAACCTGTACTCAGTGCACTTCGATGAGAAATACTGGAATGACCCAGGCGTTTTCTCGCCACAGAGGTTTCTGGACAGCAATGGCAACTTTGTGAGACGCGAAGCCTTCCTGCCATTCTCTCTGG ggAGGCGTTGCTGTCTGGGTGAACAACTGGCCAGGATGGAGATGTTCCTCTTTTTCACCACTTTGCTCCAgagatttcatcttcagtttCCTCCAGGAACTGTTCCCACCGTTACTCCCAAACTGGGCATGACCTTACAGCCCAAGCCTTACTCCATCTGTGCTGAGCGCAGGCAGCAGAGAGCTCCCTGCTGTGGAGACACTCCTTATCACAAGTAG